The nucleotide sequence GGACGTCGGTCTTGCTGTTGCCGCCGTCGATCGCGACGACGACGTCCTGTGAGCCGGCCGTCATGCCCCCGCCCACGGCAGGAACTCACGGTTGATCCGCACCAGCGTGTCGGCGAGCTGATCGGCCTTGGTGTACTGGCCGACCAGGGGATGCGCGAGCAGCGCGTCGGCCACCCGGTCGCGGCCGCCCTTGATGGCCGCCTCCAGCGCGAGGTGCTCGTACGCGGTCACTCCGGCGATGAGCCCGGCGAACCGCTGCTCCACCGGCGGCTGCGCGATCGGACGCGGACCATCACCGTCCACAAGGGACGGAACCTCGATGACGGCGTCGTCGGGCAGGAAGTCGAAAGTGCCCGCGTTGCGAACGTTGACGACGTGTTCCTCCGCCGGGCCACCCGAGGTGAGCGCGTGCACCAACTGCACCGCGGCCTCGGAGTAGTAGGCACCGCCCCGCTTTTCCAGCTGCTCCGGTTTGGTCACCACCTCCGGGTCGAGGTACACCTTGAGCAGTTCTTCCTCGACGTCGCTGACGACGTCCGCGCGCGGCCGCTCGGTGCGCTGCTTCGTGACCTGCTCGTCGTGCCCGTAGTAGTACTTCAGGTAGTACGACGGCACGACGTTCATCCGCCGCATCCATTCGACCGGCGCGGTGACGTGCTCGCCGAGGAATTCCGCGTGCTCCGCCAGCAATTCCGGCAGGCGGTCCTCGCCGTTGACGAGCACCTTCCGTTCCCAGCTCAGGTGGTTCAGTCCGGTGTGGACGAGTTTGACCTCGTCGACCCCGGCACCGAGCAGGTGCGCGAACGTGCGCTGGAGGTGGATCGCGACGTTGCACAGCCCGACGGCGCGGTGCCCCTCGTTCAGCAGCGCGCGGGTGACGATGCCGACCGGGTTCGTGAAGTTCACGATCCAGGTGTCGTCACCGGCGATCTTCCTTACCCGGTCGGCGATGTCGAGCACCACCGGAACGGTGCGCAGCGCCTTCGCGAGGCCACCCGCGCCCGTGGTCTCCTGCCCGACACAACCGCAGGCGTGCGGGAACGTCTCGTCCCCGCGCCGCGCGCGCTGCCCGCCGACCCGCAGCTGGATCAGCACCGCGGACGCCCCGTCGACACCTTCTTCGAGACTCGACGTGGTGCGGACCCGCGCCGGATGCCCGGCGTGGCTCAGCAAGCGATTGCTGAAATCCCCGACCGCCTCCACCCGGTACGCGTCCGGATCGATCAGCACGATCTCGTCGACGTCCAAAGTGGACCGCCGTCCGGCGATCCCGTCGATCAGCTCGGGCGTGTACGTGGACCCACCACCGACGACTGCCAGTTTCATCCCTTGACCCCTGTGAATGTGATGCCCTTGACGAAGGACTTCTGCGCGAACACGAACAGGACGATCACCGGCAGCATGATCAGCGCGGTGGCCGCCATGGTGAGGTTCCATTCCACGTGGTGCATACCGCGGAACGACGCGATCGCCAGCGAAAGCGGCCAGCTGTCCCTGGTCTCACCCGTGTAGAGCAGCGGACCGAAATAGTCGTTCCAGGTGAACAGGAAGCAGAACATCGCGGTGGCCGCGATCCCCGGCTTCGCCATCGGGATCAGTACCTTGACCATCGCCTTGAACTCAGTGCAGCCGTCGATCTTCGCCGCTTCGAGATAGTCCTTCGGAATGGTGAGGAAGAACTGCCGCAGCAGGAAGATCGAGAACGCGTCGAAGAAGAAGTACGGCGCGATCAACGGGATCAGCGTCCCGGTGAACCCGAGCCGCACCCACAGGTCGTACAACGGCACGACGGTGACCTGCGGGGGCAGCATCATCGCGGCGACGGTCAGCATGAAGAACAGGTTCTGCCCCCGGAACTTCAGTTTCGAAAGCGCGTACGCCGCCGGGATCGCCGAGACGAGCGCCCCGACCGTGGCCAGCGTCGAATACAGCATGCTGTTGCCGAAGTACCGCAGCAGCGGCGCCTTTTCGAACACCTCGATGAAGTTCTCGAAATGCCATTCCGTCGGCCAGAAGTTCGACGAAAGTGCCTGATCGCTGGACATCACCGCGGTGAGGAACACGAACAGGATGGGCAGCATGAAGATCACGCCCATCGCGATGCCCACACTGTGCGTCGCGATCCAGTACAGCTTCTTGTCCCACTTGCGCCGCATCCGCACCTTCGGCGGTTCGGACGCCGGGGCGGTGTGCCTGGGTTCGGCCAGAGTGGTCATCCGCCCACTCCGCTCACGCGGGACACCCGCACCCGGTCAGGGCCATGAACAGGCTGGCGCGAGAATATGATCATGCCCCCTCCTCCTGATGCTGAGACTTACGAAGCTGCCTGACCAGAATCCAGGTGAACCCGGCCGAGACGACGAACAGCAGGACCGCCATCGCCGCCGCGTAACCCATGTTGAAATACCGGAAACCCTGCACGTACAGCCAAACCGGATAGGTCAGCGTCGAGTTCTGTGGTGCGCCGATGAACTTCGTGTTGCCCGCGACGTCGGCCGCTCCGGCCGCGGCCGATCCCGCGACGATCGCCTGTGTGAAGAACTGCAACGCGAAGATGATCGAGTTGACGATGCCGAACAGCAGCACCGGCGAGATCGACGGCAGCGTGACATGCCAGAACCGGCGGACCGGCCCGGCGCCGTCGAGCTGAGCGGCTTCGTACTGTTCCTGCGGCACGTCGAGCAGCGCCGCCAGGATGATGATCATCAGCTCGCCCGAACCCCACATCACCAGCAGGGTCAGTGCCGGTTTCGACATCGCCGGGTCGTTGAACCACAGCCCGCCGTCGATGCCGACGAAGTCCAGGAACGCGTTGACCGGGCCGTATTCCGGGTTGAACAGGAACACGAAGGCCAGGGTCGCCGCCGCCGGCGGAGCCAGCGAAGGCAGGTAGCACAGCGTCCGGACCAGGCCGACGCCCGACTTCAACCGGGAGATGACCGAGGCCACGCCGAGCGCGAACACCACCCGGCAGACGGTCAGGACGATCACCAGCCACAACGTGTTGTACGCGGCGGTGCCGACCAGCGGCTCGGTGGTGAACATCCGGACGTAGTTGTCGAAACCGATGAACTCCGGCGCGTTGATCAGGTCGTACCGGGTGAACGAGTAGTACACGGTGGCGATCAGCGGGTAGCCGAAGAAGATCAGGAAACCCAGCATCGCCGGGGCGATGAAGTAGAAGACGGTGCGACGGCGGCGCGCCGCGTTCCCCTTCCGCGTCCGGGTGGACGCGGAAGGGGAGGCGACCGCCCTGGATTCCAGGGTCGAAGTCATGCGATCAGCCGCCGGCGCGTTTCTGGGCCAGCTCGTCGTTGATCTGAGCGTCGACCTGCTTCAGACCCGCGACCATGTCCGGGACGTTGCCCGCCTGCCACTTCTCCGCGAAGTCGTTGACCGCCTTGAGGTGCGCGTCGCCGATCGGCGTCGACGGGTTCGGCGTCAGCTTGCCGCCGTTGTACAGGTCGAGGAACGTCTTGAACTCCGGCGTGACCTCGAGCTTCGGGTCGGTCAGCGCGGCCTTGGTGCTCGGGACGTTCTTCAGGCCGTTGGACAGCTCGACCAGCGTGGACGTGTCGAGGGTGACCTGCTTGATCAGTTCCCAAGCCGCGCCGGGGTTCTTGGCGCCCTTGGGGATCGCGATGATCGTGCCCGTGGTGAACGCGCCGCCGTAGCGGTCGGGCTTGCTGTCGAGCACCGGCGGGGCCGCCGTGCCGAACTTGAGCTCCGGCGCCTGGTCCTTGATGAACGCGGTGCGGTACTCGCCGTCGATCATCATCGCGAGCTTGCCGCGCTGGAAACCGTGGTCCGCCGAGTACTCCTCGCCGAGACCGGCCTTGAACTGCTCGACCTTGGCGTGGCCGCCGTAGAAGTCCACCAGCTGCTTCTGGAAGTCGAACATCGCCTTCCACTCGGGGCTGTCGGCGAGGTGCGACTGGCCGTCGGGGCCGATGTAGGTGGCGCCGAAGTTCGGGGCCCAGTACTGCGCCATGTTGGCGTAGAACGGCATCGACGGCAGGAAACCGGCGACCTTGATGGAGCCGTCCGGGTTGAACTCGGTCAGCTTCTTGGTGGCTTCGAACAGTTCCGAGGTCGTCTTCGGCGGCGACGTGACACCCTTCGCCGCGAACATGTCCTTGTTGTAGTAGAAGCCGTAGACGTCGGCGAGCAGCGGCATGGCACAGCGCTTGCCCTGGAATTCGGTGTAGCTGCGGACCGCGTCGGGGATCTGCGTCAGGTCGATCTTGTCGCGGTCAATGTAGGGCTTGAGGTCCTGGAAGCTGCCCGTCGAGCACCACGCGCCGAGGTTGTCGGTGAAGAACGAGATCGCCACGTCCGGCGGGTTGCCACCGCGGATGGACTGGGTGATCTTGTCGTCGTCCTGCTGGCCTTCGTGCTTGATCTCGATGTTCGGGAACTTCGCCTTGAGCTTGTTGAGCCCGGCGGTGACCACGTTGTACTCACGGTCGGTGAACTTGCTGTAGACGGTCAACGTGAGCTTCGCGTCCGCGGCGGGGGCGGCCGCCGCGTCGCCCGCCCCACCGTTCGGGCCGCTTGCGGCGCCCGAACAAGCGGACACCAGTGCGGCGACGGTGACCGCGCCGAGCACTATCGAGCCGCGCCAACGGCGGCCACTTCTCCGAACCTGGGTCGTGGAACTCATGACCCTCCTCCTAGTTGGTTGGGGCGGGAGACGGTGGTTCTGTTCGTGAATCCGGGATCGCCACGATCGGATTGGGCTCTCCCGCCCCGGACCGTCTCGGCCCGAGGAGCGAAGGGGTGTTGACGCCGAAGACGTCCCGGCGGACGGTGGCGAGCGCCGATTGGAGCGCGCCCGCGCGGACCGCGTTGCCCTGCACCGAAGCGACCCCGACGGGGGTGCGGGGCAGGACCAGTTCGTGCAGCCTTCTCGCGACCAGTGCGGCGAATTCGTCGCCGCCGGCCCGGCTGGTGTCGCCGGAAAGGAGCACGAGTTCGGGGTCGACGACCGCGATCAGGCCGGCCGCTCCGCCCGCGACACGGCGGGCGAGGTCGTCGAGGAAGGCTTCGTTGTGGCCTTCGCGCGCCTTGAGGACGGCGTCCGCACCGGTCTCGGCCTCGATGCCGTGCGCGGCGGCAAGCTCGACGACGGCGGGAGAAGCGACGAGATCACCGAAGCGATCTCCCGCACGAGGCTTCTCCCTCGGTGTGGCAACGGAAACCGGATCGGGAACGCGCATCCAGTCGATCTCGCCGCCACCGCCGGTCGCGCCGCGCAACAGCCTGCGGCCGACCACGACCGCGCCGCCGACGCCGTCGCTGAGCCAGATCATCACGAAGTCGTCGAGGCCGACGGCCTGGCCGACCGTCATCTCCACGATCGCGACGAGGTTGACGTCGTTCTCGATGGTGACCTCGACGCCGAGCTCCCGGCTGAGCCTGCCCGGTACGTCGAACCCGAGCCAGCCGGGGATGTGAGGCGCCGAGGAGAGCAAGCCGGTGCGGGGATCGAAGGCGCCCTGCGCACCGATGACGACGTGGCGGAGATCGGTGGCGGCGAGGCCGGCGCTGTTCGCGACGCTGGTGAGCGCCGCGCCGAAGGTGCCGACGACGTCCGCGCCCTCGTGGACCGGCAGCGGGACCTGGTACTCGGCGAGCACGGCGCCTGCGACGTCGGCGACCACGAAGTCGGCCTGCTGCGGCGTCAGGTCCACGGCCGCGACGTACGCGACGCCACCGTCGACCTGCCAGAGCTGCGCCCTCGGGCCGCGGCCCCCGCCGCGGACGCCCGCTTTGGCGACGATGCCGTCCTGCTCGAGCCGGGTGAGCAGCTGCGCCGTCGCGGGCTTCGACAGGCCGATGGCGACTTCGAGCTCGGAACGCGTCAGAGGGCCGTCCCTGAGGAGGACCTCGAGGGCCGCGCGATCGTTGATCTCGCGCAGCATTCGCGGACTACCGGCTCGCACTGGGGCTCGCTCCCGACTTCGTTAGGAAACTTTACAGACGGTTTCCGGGGACTGTAGTGAGCCGAGCCACAGCCGTCAACGGCGCCGGGAAACGGGGAGGTAACGCTTGCCGTGTTCCGCACAGCGGGTATGCGTACCGGCGCGGAGGGTGGCCGCTACGGGTCGCCACTCACGGCCACCTGCGCGTTTCGTGCGGCCGATTGGGCGACACCCACGTCGGCCGCGTGTCGTCCGTCCAGTCACACGTGTCGTCCATCCAGTCACGCGTGTCGTCCGTCCAAGCACGCGAAACCGCCATCGGAGTTCTTGACTGGTCATTCTTGAATGACTATTCTCAAACCCATGGCCCGACCACGCCAGTTCGACGAGATGACAGCGATCGAAGCCGCGGCGGCGGTCTTCCGGCAGCGGGGATACCACGCGACCTCGGTCGATCACCTCGTCGAGGCGACGGGTGTCCACCGGGGAAGCCTGTACGGCGCGTTCGGCAGCAAGCACGGCTTGTTCACCCGGGTGCTGGAACACGTCGCCGACGATCGGGACGGCGCCGGGCGGCTCGACGTCCTGCTGATCGCCCTGCTCGAACTCGCGCCCGAGGACGAGCGGTTGCGCGCCCGGGTCCGGACCGTCATGCAGGACGTCGGGATCACCCCGGACCAGCTGGGACGCCGGTTGCTGGCCCGCGCCGGATTGCCGGACATCGACAACGGAGGAACGACATGAGCAACAACCGCGTCACCATCACCGGAGACCGCCTGGTGGTCGAACCGGTGGGGATCGACAAGGTCTGGTCATTCACCCGGCGGCTCGAATTCCCGCTCGCCCATGTACGCGGCGCGACACACGATCCGGGAATGCGCGACGAGCCGAAGGGGTGGCGCGGGCCGGGTCTCCGGATCCCCGGGAAGCTCAGCGGTACCTTTCACGCCGACGGCGACCGGCAGTTCTGGAACGTCTCCGGGTTCGACCGCACGGTCGTCATCACTCTCGACGAGGCCGAGGACTACAACCGGCTCGTGCTCACGGTCGACGATCCCGCCGAGACCGTCACCGCCGTCAACAAGGCGATCGCGTGACGACCAGCCTGCTGGTGGAGCGAACGTGGCGATCATCAACCTTGAGGGACTCGGGGTCCCTTTAGGAGGCCTTCACCTTGTTGGCCTTGCCGAGGTCATCTGTCCATAAAGGAAACCGACCCTCGTCGCAGCATCCGATGTCCCCAATGTGGCATTGGAGACGCTCAGTGTCCCCAATGCCACATTGGGGACACTGAGCGTCAGCGACGCGGCGGTGGATCAGAAGTTGGGCTGCACGTACAGATCCCACACCCAGGGAAGCGAGGAGGGGTAGCACATCCACCCGTCCCAGTCCCCGGCGATCTGGCCGTGGTGGCCGGTGATTCCGCAGTCCTCCTCGGTGTACGAACCGAAGTACTCGTAGTCCGAGGCCTGCGCCGCTCCCGCGGTCACGGCGCTGAACGAAACGAAGGCCGCGACAGCGGCTCCGGCGACGGCGAACCGCCGCAAGGTGTTCTTCATGTTTTCCCCAGTGTCCTGACTTGATGATCTCGAACCGGACAGCAGGAGATTAGCGGACGCGTCACCGCCTTGAGGGCGAATCACCAACATGATCAAAGTCCCCCGCCGAGGATCAGACGCCGGCCCAGGCCGCCAGCATCACGCGCGCGATCGACGAGTTGCCCGGCAGCACCAGCTGCCGTGTGCCACCGGCGATCGGCGTCGGCACGGCGCCCGCGTTCCGCAGCTGGCTGTTCGCGAAAGCGGCCCGCACCTCCTCGCGCGAAACCCAGAACGCCTCTTCGATCTCGCCCTCCGCGGGCACGATCGTCGCGGTGATGTCGGCCCGCGCGGTGAAGCCGAGCATGATCGACCGCGGGAACGGCCACGGCTGGCTGCCGAGATAGCGCACATCGCGTACCTCGACGCCGACCTCTTCGCGGATCTCGCGCTCGACACAACCTTCGAGCGATTCCCCCGCCTCGACGAAACCGGCGAGGATCGAGTACCGGTCCGGCGGCCAGATCGGCTGCCGCGCCAGCAGGACGTGCTCGCCGTTGACGCCGGCGTCGTCGTGCACCAGGCAGATCACCGCCGGGTCGGTGCGCGGGTACTCCTCGCGGCCGCAGCCGCTGCACTTACTGGCCCAGCCCAGCTGGATCAGCTCGGTCGGGCTGCCGCAGCGCGTGCAGAACTTCGCCTGCCGCCGCCAGGCCTGCAGCGCCTGCGCGGTGGTGAACAGCCCGGCCGACGTGTCGTCGAGCAGGTCGCCGTAGCCGCGCAGGTCGACCCAGATCTCACCGTCGCGGCGCTGGACCTGTTCGATGACGCCCCAGCTACCCGCCATTTCGACGGTCTCGGTCTCCCCGGCGGGGCGGCCGGGCATCGACCAGTAGTCGGTGCCCTGCCACTCCCCCAGGAAGACCGCGTCCGCGGGCGGCTCGGTGCCGAAGTCCTGCGACTTGCGGGTCGCGAGCGTGCCGGAACCCTCCACCACCGGGGTCCGCGCGTGCTCGTCGAGCAGCACGACCCGGGCGTTCGGCCAGCGCTCGGCGAGCCTGTCCGGGTTGGTGCGCAAGGATTCCTGACGGTCCGCGGTGGAGCGCGAAAGCGTCGGGAGCGCCCCCAACCCGAACGGTGTCTCCATCAGGAGGGCTCCCCGACGGTCACATCGCCCAGCGCCGTCAGCTTCGGCGCGAGGACCTCGGCGTCGCCGACGACGACCCCGGTGAACCGCTTGGGCGCGAAGAACTCCAGCGCCGCGTTCGCCACGTCTTCGGCGGTGACCGCGGCGAGCCGCTCCGGATGCCCGGCGAGCCATTCGACACCCAGCCCCGTCGCGGCGAGCGCGGACAGCTGCGCGGCCAGGCCACCCTGCGACGACGCCGCCGTGACCAGCGAACCGATCGCGTACTGGCGCACCGACTCGACCTCGTCGGCGGTCGGCGGCACGAGACCGAGCCTGGCCAGCTCGTACCGCGTCTCCATGAGGGCGGCGGCGGTGGCGTCGGTCGCGGTGTCCGCGTCGACGTTCACCACGGCGGTCTGGTCGGTGAACTCGAATCCGGAGTGCGCGCTATAGGTGTAACCCTTGTCCTCACGGATGTTCTCGACCAGCCGCGACGAGAAGTACCCGCCGTACACGAGGTTCGCCAGCTGCAGCGCCGGGTACCGCGGGTCCGTGCGCGACACGGTCTGCGCGGACAGCCGGATCTGCGACTGCACGGCACCGGCCCGCGGCACCAGCAGGACGTTGCCGCCGACGAGGTCGGGCAGCACGGGCAGGCGGACGGCGGAGCGGTCCGAAGCCCAGCCGCCGAACGCCTTCTCCAGGTCGCCGATGACGGTCTCCGGGTCGATGTCGCCGACGATCACCAGCACGGATCCCCGAGGCAGCACCGACGCCTGGTGCAGCGCGCGAACCTGTTGCGGTGTCACGACTGCCACGTCTTCGGCCTGCGGCACCTCGCGCACCGCCGGGTGGTCGCCGTAGCGGTGCTTCTGCAGCGCCTCGCGGGCGATCGTCCTCGGCTGCGTGCGGGAGACGGCGATCCGCTCGATGAGCCGCTCGCGTTCCCGCTCGACCTCGGCGTCCGCGTACGACGCGCCGGTGAGCGAGTCGGCGAGGACGTCGAGCATCGTCGGCAGGCCGTCGGCCAGCGAGGTACCGGTGATGATCAGACGCTCCGGGTCGACGCCGGACGCGAGGTCACCACCGATCAGCGCCAGATCCGCGTCGATCTCGATGCGGTCGCGACGGGCGGTGCCGGTCAGCAGGGTTTCGGCCAGCACCTCGGCGGTGGCCGGGTGCAGCTTGTCTTCACCGGCGAACGGGATCCAGACGCGCAGCTCGACCAGCGGCACGGTGGGCTTGCGGACGGCGAGCACCCGCAGCCCGTTGCTCAGCGTGGTGTCCACATGGGACAGATCGGCGGCGGCGCGCTGTGTCCCCAGCGAAGGGACCGGACGCGGCCCGGCGGCCGTGCGGCCGATCTCCTCGGCGGTGCGGTGCGGTGCGCTCACTGCTCGGTACCTTCCTGGTCTGAAGATCCACTACCCGGGCGGACGACGAGCACGGCGCGCGAATCCGGCCGCAGCGCCTTCGCCGCCGCCGAAACGGCCTCCCCGGTGATCGCCGAGATCTTCTCGGCGAGCCGGTACACCAGCGAAGCGTCGCCGTACAGCAGCTCGAACGAGCCGAGGGCCAGCGTGCGGGACACCAGCTTGTCGTGCTCGGAGTGCAGGCTCGCGGCCCAGCGCGCGGTGACCTTCTTGATCTCCTGGTCTTCCGGCGGCGTGGCCGCCAGCTTCTCCAGTTCCTCGTCGAGCGCGGCGAGGACCTGGTCGGTGCTCACCTCGTGCGGGTGGATCGCGGTGATGGTGAACGTGTCCGGGTCGCGGGCCTCGAACGGGCCGAACAGCCCGGCGCCCGCGCCGATGTCGACGACCAGCGGCTCCCGGTGCACCAGGCGCTGCTGCAGGCGGGAACCGTCGCCGTCGGTCAGCACGCCGGCGAGCACGAGGTTCGCCAGGTAGCCGTCGAGGTCGTTGATCGGATCCGGCATGCGGTAGCCGACGCCGACCG is from Amycolatopsis lurida and encodes:
- a CDS encoding 6-phospho-beta-glucosidase, translated to MKLAVVGGGSTYTPELIDGIAGRRSTLDVDEIVLIDPDAYRVEAVGDFSNRLLSHAGHPARVRTTSSLEEGVDGASAVLIQLRVGGQRARRGDETFPHACGCVGQETTGAGGLAKALRTVPVVLDIADRVRKIAGDDTWIVNFTNPVGIVTRALLNEGHRAVGLCNVAIHLQRTFAHLLGAGVDEVKLVHTGLNHLSWERKVLVNGEDRLPELLAEHAEFLGEHVTAPVEWMRRMNVVPSYYLKYYYGHDEQVTKQRTERPRADVVSDVEEELLKVYLDPEVVTKPEQLEKRGGAYYSEAAVQLVHALTSGGPAEEHVVNVRNAGTFDFLPDDAVIEVPSLVDGDGPRPIAQPPVEQRFAGLIAGVTAYEHLALEAAIKGGRDRVADALLAHPLVGQYTKADQLADTLVRINREFLPWAGA
- a CDS encoding carbohydrate ABC transporter permease produces the protein MTTLAEPRHTAPASEPPKVRMRRKWDKKLYWIATHSVGIAMGVIFMLPILFVFLTAVMSSDQALSSNFWPTEWHFENFIEVFEKAPLLRYFGNSMLYSTLATVGALVSAIPAAYALSKLKFRGQNLFFMLTVAAMMLPPQVTVVPLYDLWVRLGFTGTLIPLIAPYFFFDAFSIFLLRQFFLTIPKDYLEAAKIDGCTEFKAMVKVLIPMAKPGIAATAMFCFLFTWNDYFGPLLYTGETRDSWPLSLAIASFRGMHHVEWNLTMAATALIMLPVIVLFVFAQKSFVKGITFTGVKG
- a CDS encoding carbohydrate ABC transporter permease; protein product: MTSTLESRAVASPSASTRTRKGNAARRRRTVFYFIAPAMLGFLIFFGYPLIATVYYSFTRYDLINAPEFIGFDNYVRMFTTEPLVGTAAYNTLWLVIVLTVCRVVFALGVASVISRLKSGVGLVRTLCYLPSLAPPAAATLAFVFLFNPEYGPVNAFLDFVGIDGGLWFNDPAMSKPALTLLVMWGSGELMIIILAALLDVPQEQYEAAQLDGAGPVRRFWHVTLPSISPVLLFGIVNSIIFALQFFTQAIVAGSAAAGAADVAGNTKFIGAPQNSTLTYPVWLYVQGFRYFNMGYAAAMAVLLFVVSAGFTWILVRQLRKSQHQEEGA
- a CDS encoding extracellular solute-binding protein yields the protein MSSTTQVRRSGRRWRGSIVLGAVTVAALVSACSGAASGPNGGAGDAAAAPAADAKLTLTVYSKFTDREYNVVTAGLNKLKAKFPNIEIKHEGQQDDDKITQSIRGGNPPDVAISFFTDNLGAWCSTGSFQDLKPYIDRDKIDLTQIPDAVRSYTEFQGKRCAMPLLADVYGFYYNKDMFAAKGVTSPPKTTSELFEATKKLTEFNPDGSIKVAGFLPSMPFYANMAQYWAPNFGATYIGPDGQSHLADSPEWKAMFDFQKQLVDFYGGHAKVEQFKAGLGEEYSADHGFQRGKLAMMIDGEYRTAFIKDQAPELKFGTAAPPVLDSKPDRYGGAFTTGTIIAIPKGAKNPGAAWELIKQVTLDTSTLVELSNGLKNVPSTKAALTDPKLEVTPEFKTFLDLYNGGKLTPNPSTPIGDAHLKAVNDFAEKWQAGNVPDMVAGLKQVDAQINDELAQKRAGG
- a CDS encoding ROK family transcriptional regulator, giving the protein MLREINDRAALEVLLRDGPLTRSELEVAIGLSKPATAQLLTRLEQDGIVAKAGVRGGGRGPRAQLWQVDGGVAYVAAVDLTPQQADFVVADVAGAVLAEYQVPLPVHEGADVVGTFGAALTSVANSAGLAATDLRHVVIGAQGAFDPRTGLLSSAPHIPGWLGFDVPGRLSRELGVEVTIENDVNLVAIVEMTVGQAVGLDDFVMIWLSDGVGGAVVVGRRLLRGATGGGGEIDWMRVPDPVSVATPREKPRAGDRFGDLVASPAVVELAAAHGIEAETGADAVLKAREGHNEAFLDDLARRVAGGAAGLIAVVDPELVLLSGDTSRAGGDEFAALVARRLHELVLPRTPVGVASVQGNAVRAGALQSALATVRRDVFGVNTPSLLGPRRSGAGEPNPIVAIPDSRTEPPSPAPTN
- a CDS encoding TetR/AcrR family transcriptional regulator; amino-acid sequence: MARPRQFDEMTAIEAAAAVFRQRGYHATSVDHLVEATGVHRGSLYGAFGSKHGLFTRVLEHVADDRDGAGRLDVLLIALLELAPEDERLRARVRTVMQDVGITPDQLGRRLLARAGLPDIDNGGTT
- the nudC gene encoding NAD(+) diphosphatase, with protein sequence METPFGLGALPTLSRSTADRQESLRTNPDRLAERWPNARVVLLDEHARTPVVEGSGTLATRKSQDFGTEPPADAVFLGEWQGTDYWSMPGRPAGETETVEMAGSWGVIEQVQRRDGEIWVDLRGYGDLLDDTSAGLFTTAQALQAWRRQAKFCTRCGSPTELIQLGWASKCSGCGREEYPRTDPAVICLVHDDAGVNGEHVLLARQPIWPPDRYSILAGFVEAGESLEGCVEREIREEVGVEVRDVRYLGSQPWPFPRSIMLGFTARADITATIVPAEGEIEEAFWVSREEVRAAFANSQLRNAGAVPTPIAGGTRQLVLPGNSSIARVMLAAWAGV
- a CDS encoding M16 family metallopeptidase, producing MSAPHRTAEEIGRTAAGPRPVPSLGTQRAAADLSHVDTTLSNGLRVLAVRKPTVPLVELRVWIPFAGEDKLHPATAEVLAETLLTGTARRDRIEIDADLALIGGDLASGVDPERLIITGTSLADGLPTMLDVLADSLTGASYADAEVERERERLIERIAVSRTQPRTIAREALQKHRYGDHPAVREVPQAEDVAVVTPQQVRALHQASVLPRGSVLVIVGDIDPETVIGDLEKAFGGWASDRSAVRLPVLPDLVGGNVLLVPRAGAVQSQIRLSAQTVSRTDPRYPALQLANLVYGGYFSSRLVENIREDKGYTYSAHSGFEFTDQTAVVNVDADTATDATAAALMETRYELARLGLVPPTADEVESVRQYAIGSLVTAASSQGGLAAQLSALAATGLGVEWLAGHPERLAAVTAEDVANAALEFFAPKRFTGVVVGDAEVLAPKLTALGDVTVGEPS